A single region of the Arthrobacter sp. zg-Y820 genome encodes:
- a CDS encoding FG-GAP-like repeat-containing protein, whose protein sequence is MTPDQPLRRSCATMEEHRRLLNEDSSYASARAGIETAARSFAQRRTAARPGITRIPVAVHVVWHEPNENISDEQIQSQIDVLNRDFRAANADISGVPAVWQSRIGDPRIEFELAKVDPGGNPTSGITRTPTTVKGFGHVGDPVKSAATGGANPWPADRYLNMWVCQLEGGLLGYATFPGAPTAVDGVVILHSGFGTSGTAQAPFDRGRTATHEIGHWLNLFHIWGDDGTGCNGSDEVDDTPNAAGPNFGRPVFPHVTCSNGPDGDMFVNYMDYTDDAGMFMFTAGQVIRAQATLDGPRASIGAEVVPGVSSAGPDLTGDRKGDIIGFGDGGVWASLNNGDGTFKAPARVVDNFAYSAGDWRVEKHPRFLADLTGDGRADIIGFGDGGVWVSLNNGDGTFKAPAKVVDNFAYTAGDWRVEKHPRFLADLTGDGRADIIGFGDGGVWVSLNNGDGTFKAPAKVVDNFAYTAGDWRVEKHPRFLADLTGDGRADIIGFGDGGVWVSLNNGDGTFKAPARVVDNFAYTAGDWRVEKHPRFLADLTGDGRADIIGFGDGGVWASLNNGDGTFKAPARVVDNFAYTAGDWRVEKHPRFLADLTGDGRADIIGFGDGGVWVSLNNGDGTFKAPARVVDNFAYTAGDWRVEKHPRFLADLTGDGRADIIGFGDGGVWVSLNNGDGTFKAPAKVVDNFAYTAGDWRVEKHPRFVPGPGSIGS, encoded by the coding sequence ATGACCCCAGACCAGCCCCTGCGACGGTCCTGCGCGACCATGGAGGAGCATCGTCGTCTGTTGAATGAAGACTCTTCCTACGCCTCGGCGCGTGCGGGCATTGAGACGGCAGCACGAAGTTTCGCACAGCGAAGGACAGCGGCGCGGCCAGGGATTACAAGGATCCCTGTCGCGGTGCACGTGGTGTGGCATGAGCCGAACGAGAACATCTCCGATGAACAAATCCAGAGTCAGATTGATGTGCTTAACCGGGACTTCCGGGCGGCCAATGCGGACATCAGCGGCGTTCCCGCTGTCTGGCAATCCAGGATTGGTGACCCACGGATTGAATTCGAATTGGCAAAAGTGGATCCTGGCGGGAACCCCACGAGCGGGATAACCCGAACACCAACCACGGTGAAGGGGTTCGGTCACGTGGGAGACCCCGTTAAGTCCGCAGCGACGGGTGGCGCCAATCCGTGGCCTGCGGACCGGTATCTGAACATGTGGGTGTGTCAACTCGAGGGTGGACTGTTGGGCTACGCGACGTTCCCTGGAGCACCGACGGCCGTTGACGGTGTGGTCATTCTTCACTCAGGTTTCGGAACGTCCGGCACCGCGCAGGCACCTTTCGACCGCGGCCGGACCGCGACCCATGAGATCGGTCATTGGCTGAACCTGTTTCATATTTGGGGCGATGACGGTACCGGATGCAACGGCTCCGACGAGGTCGATGACACTCCTAATGCCGCCGGGCCCAATTTTGGGCGGCCGGTCTTTCCTCACGTTACGTGTTCAAACGGTCCCGACGGCGACATGTTCGTGAACTATATGGACTACACCGACGATGCCGGCATGTTCATGTTCACCGCAGGGCAGGTGATCCGGGCGCAGGCCACACTGGATGGTCCGCGCGCCTCGATTGGTGCTGAGGTGGTGCCTGGGGTGAGCAGTGCCGGCCCTGACCTGACCGGGGACAGGAAGGGCGACATTATCGGTTTCGGCGACGGCGGAGTCTGGGCGTCCCTGAACAACGGCGACGGGACCTTCAAGGCCCCGGCCAGGGTAGTGGATAACTTCGCCTACAGCGCCGGTGACTGGCGGGTCGAGAAACACCCCCGCTTCCTGGCCGACCTCACCGGAGACGGCCGGGCCGACATTATCGGTTTCGGCGACGGCGGAGTCTGGGTCTCCCTGAACAACGGCGACGGGACCTTCAAGGCCCCGGCCAAGGTAGTGGATAACTTCGCCTACACCGCCGGCGACTGGCGGGTCGAGAAACACCCCCGCTTCCTGGCCGACCTCACCGGAGACGGCCGGGCCGACATTATCGGTTTCGGTGACGGCGGAGTCTGGGTCTCCCTGAACAACGGCGACGGGACCTTCAAGGCCCCGGCCAAGGTAGTGGATAACTTCGCCTACACCGCCGGCGACTGGCGGGTCGAGAAACACCCCCGCTTCCTGGCCGACCTCACCGGAGACGGCCGGGCCGACATTATCGGTTTCGGTGACGGCGGAGTCTGGGTCTCCCTGAACAACGGTGACGGGACCTTCAAGGCCCCGGCCAGGGTAGTGGATAACTTCGCCTACACCGCCGGCGACTGGCGGGTCGAGAAGCACCCCCGCTTCCTGGCCGACCTCACCGGAGACGGCCGGGCCGACATTATCGGTTTCGGTGACGGCGGAGTCTGGGCGTCCCTGAACAACGGTGACGGGACCTTCAAGGCCCCGGCCAGGGTAGTGGATAACTTCGCCTACACCGCCGGCGACTGGCGGGTCGAGAAGCACCCCCGCTTCCTGGCCGACCTCACCGGAGACGGCCGGGCCGACATTATCGGTTTCGGCGACGGCGGAGTCTGGGTCTCCCTGAACAACGGCGACGGGACCTTCAAGGCCCCGGCCAGGGTAGTGGACAACTTCGCCTACACCGCCGGCGACTGGCGGGTCGAGAAACACCCCCGCTTCCTGGCCGACCTCACCGGAGACGGCCGGGCCGACATTATCGGTTTCGGCGACGGCGGAGTCTGGGTCTCCCTGAACAACGGCGACGGGACCTTCAAGGCCCCGGCCAAGGTAGTGGATAACTTCGCCTACACCGCCGGCGACTGGCGGGTCGAGAAACACCCCCGCTTCGTCCCAGGCCCGGGCTCCATCGGCAGCTAA
- a CDS encoding 5'-3' exonuclease, whose translation MPSRLMLLDTASLYFRAFYGVPDSIRRSDGTPVNAVRGLLDMIARLTTDYEATHLIACWDDDWRPQWRVDLLPTYKTHRVAEVVAAGPDVEVVPDPLEAQIPMIRRTLELAGVAVVGAPEHEADDVIGTYASSADLPVDVVTGDRDLFQLIDDDRSVRVIYTARGMKNLDVLTEASIVEKYRVLPVQYADYATLRGDASDGLPGVSGIGEKTAASLLGEYGTLDALLAAAGNPESSLSSPVRAKLAAAADYLEVAPTVVKVVRDLDLPTPDDAGAQLRPITGDARAELEKLGAEWNLGGSVTRLLEAFDRFA comes from the coding sequence ATGCCCTCCCGCCTGATGCTGCTCGACACCGCGTCCCTGTACTTCCGCGCCTTCTACGGAGTGCCGGATTCCATCCGCCGCAGCGACGGAACTCCGGTCAACGCCGTCCGCGGCCTGCTGGACATGATCGCGCGGCTCACCACCGACTACGAGGCCACTCACCTGATTGCCTGCTGGGACGATGACTGGCGGCCGCAATGGCGGGTGGACCTGCTCCCGACCTACAAAACGCACCGGGTGGCCGAGGTGGTGGCCGCCGGACCCGATGTCGAGGTGGTGCCGGATCCGTTGGAGGCACAGATCCCGATGATCCGCCGGACGCTGGAACTGGCCGGCGTCGCCGTCGTCGGCGCTCCCGAGCACGAGGCCGACGACGTGATCGGCACCTACGCGAGTTCCGCCGACCTGCCGGTGGATGTGGTCACCGGTGACCGCGACCTGTTCCAGCTGATCGACGACGACCGCTCCGTCCGCGTCATCTACACCGCCCGCGGCATGAAAAACCTCGATGTCCTGACCGAGGCCTCCATCGTCGAGAAATACCGGGTGCTGCCCGTCCAGTACGCGGACTATGCCACCCTGCGCGGCGATGCATCCGACGGCCTGCCGGGGGTGTCCGGGATCGGCGAGAAGACGGCGGCGTCGCTGCTGGGCGAGTACGGCACGCTCGATGCGCTGCTGGCTGCGGCCGGAAACCCGGAAAGTTCACTGTCGTCGCCGGTGCGGGCCAAGCTGGCTGCCGCAGCGGATTACCTCGAGGTCGCGCCCACTGTCGTGAAGGTGGTCCGCGATCTGGACCTGCCAACGCCCGACGACGCCGGAGCCCAGCTGCGCCCGATCACCGGCGACGCGCGGGCCGAGCTGGAGAAGCTCGGCGCTGAGTGGAACCTGGGCGGTTCGGTGACGCGCCTGCTTGAAGCCTTTGACCGGTTTGCGTGA
- a CDS encoding NUDIX domain-containing protein, which produces MMVTSAGILLYRRSAPSGVEVWIGHMGGPFWARKDSHAWSIPKGEYLDEEPLAAAKREFAEEMGSPAPEADYVLLGSFRQSSKKTIAVFIAEADFSPERITSNTFALEWPPGSGTVREYPEMNDAGWYAEPEARSKLVKGQAQVLDALLRRLAGTAPAPGT; this is translated from the coding sequence ATCATGGTCACCAGCGCAGGCATCCTCCTGTACCGGCGGAGCGCTCCTTCCGGCGTTGAGGTGTGGATCGGACACATGGGCGGGCCATTCTGGGCGCGGAAGGATTCCCACGCGTGGTCCATCCCCAAGGGTGAATACCTCGACGAGGAGCCGCTGGCGGCGGCGAAGCGGGAATTCGCCGAGGAAATGGGCTCTCCGGCCCCGGAGGCTGACTACGTCCTGCTGGGCAGCTTCCGGCAGTCCTCGAAAAAGACCATCGCGGTCTTCATCGCCGAGGCCGACTTCTCGCCGGAGCGGATAACGAGCAATACGTTTGCGCTGGAATGGCCGCCGGGCTCGGGCACGGTGCGGGAGTATCCCGAGATGAATGACGCCGGCTGGTATGCCGAGCCCGAGGCCCGCAGCAAACTGGTCAAGGGACAGGCTCAGGTCCTGGACGCGCTGCTCCGCCGCCTGGCCGGGACCGCTCCGGCACCCGGGACGTAG